A stretch of Natronococcus sp. CG52 DNA encodes these proteins:
- a CDS encoding Rpp14/Pop5 family protein — translation MKHLPKHLQPRWRYLTVELEGWPDASIDRRAFQRECWYAGQNLLGDPGSAAADLTVVRFEFGEGVGSAIVRVRRGETEPARAAIACIDEIDGSPVGIRIRGISGTIRAGEENYLGRRRQESEERNVVFGNEERVAVVRDGSADVRLDDAFAGATDLDYNLA, via the coding sequence ATGAAACACCTGCCAAAACATCTCCAGCCCCGCTGGCGATACCTCACCGTCGAACTCGAGGGGTGGCCCGACGCCTCGATCGACAGGCGGGCGTTCCAGCGGGAGTGCTGGTACGCGGGCCAGAACCTGCTGGGCGATCCGGGCAGCGCGGCGGCCGATCTGACGGTCGTCAGGTTCGAGTTCGGCGAGGGAGTCGGGTCGGCGATCGTCAGGGTGCGCCGCGGCGAGACGGAGCCCGCTCGAGCGGCGATCGCCTGTATCGACGAGATAGACGGCTCTCCGGTCGGAATTCGGATCCGCGGTATCAGTGGTACGATCCGTGCCGGTGAAGAAAACTATTTAGGACGCCGCCGGCAAGAATCCGAAGAGAGAAACGTCGTGTTCGGGAACGAGGAGCGAGTCGCCGTCGTGCGCGACGGGTCTGCAGACGTGCGACTCGATGATGCGTTTGCGGGTGCGACAGACCTCGATTACAATCTAGCGTGA
- a CDS encoding class I SAM-dependent methyltransferase — translation MKRNLEDHAARFDEKASEYDDSKSEEYRACANLVIEHASPESDAVVLDLGTGTGAIALALAPDAERVVGRDISEGMMDEARAKAEEAGLDNLEFDRGTFREPEYDGPVDVVTSNFAMHHLSDEQKREAIDVIADLEPRKFILGDVMFFGDPDPSEPFYSPDVDDPATVGTLADAFTNAGFSLTAVERVHDQVGVLVAERGPMAGAETPETQPRE, via the coding sequence ATGAAGAGGAATCTTGAGGATCACGCGGCCCGCTTCGACGAGAAAGCCAGCGAGTACGACGATTCGAAGTCCGAGGAGTACCGCGCCTGTGCGAACCTGGTGATCGAACACGCCAGCCCCGAGAGCGATGCCGTCGTGCTCGACCTGGGGACCGGAACGGGCGCTATCGCGCTCGCCCTCGCGCCCGACGCAGAGCGCGTGGTCGGCCGAGATATCAGCGAGGGGATGATGGACGAGGCCAGAGCGAAGGCCGAGGAAGCAGGGCTCGATAACCTCGAGTTCGACCGCGGAACCTTCCGCGAACCCGAGTACGACGGGCCGGTCGATGTGGTGACCTCGAACTTCGCGATGCACCACCTCTCCGACGAGCAAAAGCGCGAAGCGATCGACGTGATCGCGGACCTCGAGCCGCGTAAATTCATCCTCGGCGACGTGATGTTCTTCGGCGATCCGGACCCCAGCGAGCCGTTCTACTCGCCCGACGTCGACGACCCCGCGACCGTCGGAACCCTCGCGGACGCCTTCACGAACGCGGGGTTCTCGCTGACCGCCGTCGAACGCGTCCACGACCAGGTCGGCGTGCTGGTCGCCGAGCGCGGTCCGATGGCCGGCGCCGAGACGCCTGAGACGCAGCCACGCGAATGA
- a CDS encoding thiolase family protein, with translation MERVAIIGCSMTQFGQREGWIQDLLAEAGLECLEDAGVDATDVEHLYVSNMASGEFEGQTGVMNGLAHDLGAIPAYTQRIDQTSSSGGAGIYAAWQSVASGASEMTLLVGGEKMTHRTTGEATDVIASLTHPVEYKTGVTLPSFAGMTARHYLERFDAPRESLAKVAVKNHKNGVDNPHAQFRKEVDLETVLESPIVADPLRLYDFCPITDGSAALMLCPESVAEEYADDYVLISGIDGATDTHVVHEREDPTVMGGVVESGKGAYEMSGRDPEDIDVAELHDMFTILEFLQMEGLGFADQGEAWKLVEEGYTERDTGELPINTSGGLKSKGHPLGASGVAQGVEIYEQLVGEAGPRQVEADVGLCCNVGGFGNCVITTIMEAAR, from the coding sequence ATGGAACGTGTTGCAATCATCGGCTGCTCGATGACCCAGTTCGGGCAACGCGAGGGCTGGATCCAGGACCTCCTCGCCGAGGCCGGACTCGAGTGTCTCGAGGACGCAGGCGTCGACGCGACGGACGTCGAACACCTGTACGTCTCGAACATGGCCAGCGGCGAGTTCGAGGGACAGACCGGCGTGATGAACGGACTGGCACACGACCTCGGCGCGATACCCGCGTACACGCAGCGAATCGATCAGACGAGTTCCAGCGGCGGTGCGGGGATCTACGCCGCCTGGCAGTCGGTCGCCAGCGGCGCCAGCGAGATGACGCTGCTCGTCGGCGGCGAGAAGATGACCCATCGGACGACCGGCGAGGCGACCGACGTCATCGCGTCACTCACTCACCCGGTCGAATACAAGACGGGCGTCACGCTCCCCTCGTTTGCGGGGATGACCGCGCGTCACTACCTCGAGCGGTTCGACGCGCCCCGCGAGAGTCTCGCGAAGGTCGCCGTCAAGAACCACAAGAACGGCGTCGACAACCCTCACGCGCAGTTCCGGAAGGAAGTCGACCTCGAGACGGTGCTCGAGTCGCCGATCGTCGCCGACCCGCTGCGGCTGTACGACTTCTGTCCGATCACGGACGGCTCGGCGGCCCTCATGCTCTGTCCGGAGTCTGTCGCCGAGGAGTACGCCGACGACTACGTCCTGATTTCGGGGATCGACGGCGCGACCGACACGCACGTCGTCCACGAACGGGAGGATCCGACCGTTATGGGCGGCGTCGTCGAAAGCGGGAAGGGCGCTTACGAGATGAGCGGCCGCGACCCAGAAGATATCGACGTCGCGGAGCTCCACGACATGTTCACCATCCTCGAGTTCCTCCAGATGGAAGGACTGGGCTTCGCCGACCAGGGCGAGGCCTGGAAGCTCGTCGAGGAGGGGTACACGGAGCGAGACACCGGCGAACTGCCGATCAACACCTCCGGCGGCCTCAAGTCGAAGGGGCATCCACTCGGGGCGAGCGGCGTCGCACAGGGCGTCGAGATCTACGAACAGCTCGTCGGCGAGGCCGGTCCGCGACAGGTCGAGGCCGACGTCGGCCTCTGCTGTAACGTCGGCGGCTTCGGGAACTGCGTTATCACCACGATCATGGAGGCAGCACGATGA
- a CDS encoding ribosome assembly factor SBDS, with product MISLDEAVTARLESHGARFEVLVDPDAALEIKRGEFEGDLEEVIAAEDVFENAARGDRPAEDDLETVFETTDPLEIIPEVIREGEIQITAEQRREMQEQKRKQLIDTITRNAVNPQMDNAPHPPERIDNALEEAGFTVDPMEPVQQQVDDALDDLRPVIPIRFEEVTMAVQIPAEYAGSAQSKIRGFGDLEREEWQADGSWIGVLTFPAGLQNDFYDTVNEHSSGEAETELIKDKDDLDTR from the coding sequence ATGATATCACTCGACGAGGCGGTGACTGCGCGACTCGAGTCACACGGGGCGCGCTTCGAAGTGCTGGTCGACCCGGACGCGGCACTCGAGATCAAGCGCGGCGAGTTCGAGGGCGACCTCGAGGAGGTTATCGCTGCCGAAGACGTGTTCGAAAACGCCGCCCGCGGCGACCGTCCGGCCGAAGACGACCTCGAGACGGTCTTCGAGACGACCGATCCCCTCGAGATCATTCCCGAGGTAATCAGGGAAGGGGAGATCCAGATCACCGCAGAGCAGCGCCGCGAGATGCAAGAGCAGAAGCGCAAACAGCTGATCGATACCATCACGCGCAACGCCGTCAATCCCCAGATGGACAACGCGCCCCATCCCCCGGAGCGGATCGACAACGCGCTCGAGGAGGCGGGGTTTACGGTCGACCCGATGGAACCGGTTCAACAGCAGGTCGACGACGCGCTGGACGACCTGCGACCGGTGATCCCGATCCGGTTCGAGGAGGTGACGATGGCCGTCCAGATTCCCGCGGAGTACGCCGGAAGCGCCCAGTCGAAGATCCGCGGATTCGGCGACCTCGAACGCGAGGAGTGGCAGGCCGACGGCTCGTGGATCGGCGTACTGACGTTCCCGGCCGGGCTACAGAACGACTTCTACGACACCGTCAACGAGCACTCGAGCGGCGAGGCCGAAACCGAACTCATCAAGGATAAAGACGATCTCGATACGCGGTAG
- a CDS encoding DUF7547 family protein, translating into MAESDDDDDLADAIRELTRTIDELRTELEDSRNRTPRRPPALRPPTPRELLRVADEVAIPALLAGLESSVRALEAVQRGLEIVRTEREVREQVDETTDRTRTRASDLRRTTLSQLDTVLAELQRAASDGSLPADEDARDLLTEARELRDEVDSRLQRAVNDRDPDQRGPIQIDIEDSGEGVDSAGDAEDLADDPDPSVDVDAELETLKDRYTPDERPDGDETDGSDAEDSEDAEGANDGRDSTENEDDGDDQAGSNR; encoded by the coding sequence ATGGCCGAGTCCGACGACGACGACGACCTCGCCGACGCCATCCGGGAGCTCACGCGAACGATCGACGAACTTCGAACCGAACTCGAGGACTCGCGAAACCGGACGCCGCGTCGACCGCCCGCGCTTCGTCCGCCGACGCCCCGTGAGCTGCTTCGGGTGGCCGACGAGGTCGCCATTCCGGCGCTGCTCGCGGGCCTCGAGTCGAGCGTGCGCGCGCTCGAGGCCGTCCAGCGCGGACTCGAGATCGTCCGAACGGAACGGGAGGTTCGCGAGCAGGTCGACGAGACGACAGACCGGACGAGGACGCGCGCGAGCGACCTGCGCCGGACGACCCTCTCGCAACTGGACACCGTGCTGGCCGAACTCCAGCGGGCGGCATCCGACGGATCGCTGCCCGCAGACGAGGACGCGCGCGATCTCCTCACGGAGGCGCGCGAACTCCGCGACGAGGTCGACAGCCGACTACAGCGCGCCGTGAACGACCGGGATCCGGACCAGAGGGGACCGATTCAGATCGACATCGAAGACTCGGGCGAGGGCGTGGATTCCGCCGGCGACGCCGAGGACCTCGCGGACGACCCCGATCCGAGCGTCGACGTCGATGCGGAACTCGAGACGCTCAAGGACCGGTACACGCCGGACGAACGCCCGGACGGGGACGAGACGGACGGCAGCGACGCGGAAGACTCGGAGGACGCCGAAGGCGCGAACGACGGACGCGACAGTACCGAAAACGAAGACGACGGCGACGATCAGGCCGGTTCGAACCGGTAG
- a CDS encoding RNase P subunit p30 family protein, whose translation MYEAVHAHPDGESTVARLAKTAADYGFEGVVVRNHSSDRADYDADRIADEYGIDVVEGVEIRADDPEQASGSVGNYRPSHTIVALEGGSNALNRFAVEQPKIDVLAGPMAGSGDVNHVLAKAAVENGVRLEFNLSGVLRASGGRRVRTIQSLQKLGEIVDYYDAPYVVSADPRSHLELRAPRELKALGEEIGFSSDFIEDGLAEWGRLIERNRQIQSESFIEPGVERGRYEEES comes from the coding sequence ATGTACGAGGCCGTCCACGCCCACCCCGACGGAGAGAGCACGGTCGCCAGGCTCGCGAAAACGGCGGCCGACTACGGCTTCGAGGGCGTGGTCGTGCGCAACCACTCGAGCGACCGGGCCGACTACGACGCCGACCGGATCGCCGACGAGTACGGGATCGACGTCGTCGAGGGCGTCGAGATCCGAGCCGACGACCCCGAGCAGGCCAGCGGCTCCGTCGGGAACTACCGCCCCTCCCACACCATCGTCGCCCTCGAGGGCGGCTCGAACGCCCTGAACCGGTTCGCCGTCGAGCAGCCGAAGATCGACGTCCTCGCCGGGCCGATGGCCGGCAGTGGCGACGTCAACCACGTCCTCGCGAAAGCCGCCGTCGAGAACGGCGTTCGACTCGAGTTCAACCTTTCAGGCGTGCTCCGGGCGAGCGGCGGCCGCCGCGTGCGGACCATCCAGTCGCTGCAAAAGCTGGGTGAGATCGTCGACTACTACGACGCACCCTACGTCGTGAGCGCGGATCCGCGCTCGCACCTCGAACTCCGCGCACCCCGAGAGCTGAAGGCGCTCGGCGAGGAGATCGGGTTCTCGAGCGACTTTATCGAGGACGGGCTCGCCGAGTGGGGGCGACTGATCGAGCGGAATCGTCAGATCCAGTCCGAGTCGTTCATTGAGCCGGGGGTCGAACGGGGCAGGTATGAAGAGGAATCTTGA
- the psmA gene encoding archaeal proteasome endopeptidase complex subunit alpha, with the protein MQGQQQQQAYDRGITIFSPDGRLYQVEYAREAVKRGTASIGVRTSDGVVLAVDKRVPSPLLEDSSVEKIHKADNHVGIASAGHVADARQLIDFARRQAQVNQLRYGEPVGVETLTKEVTDHIQQYTQVGGARPFGVALIVGGVENGEARLFETDPSGTPYEWKALAVGSDRGELQEYLEENYDDEADLDGGISLALDALASVNDGSLLPNEVGLATIDVETERFEQFDYDRIESHLEENDLLDDGEDETDE; encoded by the coding sequence ATGCAGGGACAACAACAACAGCAGGCATACGACCGAGGCATCACGATCTTCTCGCCCGACGGCCGACTCTACCAGGTCGAGTACGCTCGCGAGGCGGTCAAGCGAGGAACAGCAAGCATCGGCGTTCGAACGAGTGATGGTGTCGTTCTCGCCGTCGACAAGCGAGTCCCGTCGCCGCTGCTCGAGGACTCGAGCGTCGAGAAGATACACAAGGCCGACAACCACGTCGGCATCGCCAGCGCCGGCCACGTCGCCGACGCTCGCCAGCTGATCGACTTCGCCCGCCGTCAGGCACAGGTCAACCAGCTGCGCTACGGTGAGCCGGTCGGCGTCGAGACGTTGACGAAGGAAGTTACCGACCACATCCAGCAGTACACGCAGGTTGGCGGTGCCCGCCCGTTCGGCGTCGCGCTGATCGTCGGCGGCGTCGAGAACGGCGAGGCGCGCCTGTTCGAGACCGACCCCTCCGGCACGCCCTACGAGTGGAAGGCCCTCGCCGTCGGCTCCGACCGCGGCGAACTCCAGGAGTACCTGGAGGAGAACTACGACGACGAGGCCGACCTCGACGGCGGCATCTCGCTCGCGCTCGACGCGCTCGCGTCGGTCAACGACGGCTCCTTGCTGCCGAACGAAGTCGGACTCGCCACCATCGACGTCGAGACGGAGCGCTTCGAACAGTTCGACTACGACCGCATCGAGAGCCACCTCGAAGAGAACGACCTGCTCGACGACGGCGAAGACGAGACCGACGAGTAA
- a CDS encoding PhlB family protein has protein sequence MTMEATRYDDGTISYPGHPRSRNGAEPVETIDLSEHTAKVVTWTTSTATPPGVREPNHLAIVEFDVGDAVDEDEESVRALVQLTTGDVETGDEVRPVYAEELREPGAGIREPESQDWDGYRFEPA, from the coding sequence ATGACGATGGAAGCAACCCGCTACGACGACGGCACGATCAGCTACCCCGGCCACCCGCGCAGCCGGAACGGCGCGGAGCCGGTCGAGACGATCGATCTGAGCGAGCACACCGCGAAGGTCGTGACGTGGACGACCAGCACCGCAACCCCGCCCGGCGTCCGCGAACCGAACCACCTCGCGATCGTCGAGTTCGACGTCGGCGACGCGGTCGACGAGGACGAGGAGTCCGTCCGGGCGCTCGTCCAACTCACCACCGGCGACGTCGAGACGGGCGACGAGGTCCGCCCCGTCTACGCCGAGGAGCTTCGCGAACCCGGTGCCGGCATCAGAGAGCCCGAGAGTCAGGACTGGGACGGCTACCGGTTCGAACCGGCCTGA
- the hflX gene encoding GTPase HflX — protein MNAIIAKRVDTGTADTTEIRDLAQAAGYTVVGELTQSRTADAALQFGEGKAEELAETAERTEATTVIFDNRLGPYQTYNLGQLLPEGVEVIDRFTLILEIFGQRAQTRKAQLQVELAELRYELPRAEAKTSLAKREEHPGFMGLGEYDESRERDIKAQISRIKDELEQIEQTEEHRRERRRDSGFDLVALAGYTNAGKSTLLRRLASDLDVEENEDLHPDLDTTAESQDKLFTTLGTTTRRAAIEPRDVLVTDTVGFISDLPHWLVESFKSTLDSVYRADLVLLVVDVSEDVDEIHEKLVTCHDTLYERNEAPIVTVLNKTDKVDEEELETKRKALSALAPNPVVVSAREGTNVDGLLERIDRELPDWEEERLVLPMTEDTMSVVSWLHDNAHVEDVTYGDDDVLVAFEARPAVISQARSRASELQTTAAESA, from the coding sequence ATGAACGCGATCATTGCCAAACGCGTCGATACCGGAACCGCAGATACGACCGAGATCCGTGACCTCGCCCAAGCCGCGGGCTACACCGTCGTTGGCGAACTCACACAGTCGCGAACGGCGGATGCGGCCCTCCAGTTCGGCGAAGGAAAGGCCGAGGAACTGGCCGAGACGGCCGAACGGACCGAAGCGACGACGGTCATCTTCGACAACCGGCTCGGTCCGTACCAGACGTACAACCTCGGCCAGCTGCTGCCCGAGGGGGTGGAAGTCATCGATCGGTTCACGCTGATCCTCGAGATCTTCGGCCAGCGCGCCCAGACCCGAAAGGCCCAGCTCCAGGTCGAACTCGCCGAACTCCGCTACGAACTGCCGCGCGCCGAGGCCAAGACGAGCCTCGCCAAACGCGAGGAACACCCCGGCTTCATGGGCCTGGGCGAGTACGACGAGAGCCGCGAGCGGGACATCAAGGCCCAGATCAGCCGCATCAAGGACGAACTCGAGCAGATCGAACAGACCGAGGAACACCGCCGGGAGCGTCGGCGGGATTCGGGCTTCGATCTGGTCGCACTCGCCGGCTACACCAACGCCGGAAAATCGACGCTACTGCGCCGTCTCGCGTCCGATCTCGACGTCGAGGAGAACGAGGATCTCCACCCGGACCTCGACACGACCGCCGAATCACAGGACAAGCTGTTCACGACGCTCGGGACGACGACCCGGCGAGCCGCGATCGAGCCGCGGGACGTGCTGGTGACCGACACCGTCGGCTTCATCAGCGATCTGCCCCACTGGCTGGTCGAATCGTTCAAGTCGACGCTCGATTCGGTCTACCGGGCGGATCTGGTCCTGCTTGTCGTCGACGTCAGCGAGGACGTCGACGAGATCCACGAGAAGCTGGTCACCTGCCACGACACCCTCTACGAGCGCAACGAGGCGCCGATCGTCACGGTGCTCAACAAGACCGACAAGGTCGACGAGGAGGAACTCGAGACGAAGCGGAAAGCACTCTCGGCGCTCGCACCGAACCCCGTCGTCGTCAGCGCCAGGGAGGGGACGAACGTCGATGGGCTGCTCGAGCGGATCGACAGGGAACTCCCCGACTGGGAGGAGGAACGACTCGTCCTCCCGATGACCGAAGACACGATGAGCGTCGTCTCGTGGCTTCACGACAACGCTCACGTCGAGGACGTCACCTACGGCGACGACGACGTCCTCGTCGCCTTCGAGGCGCGGCCCGCCGTGATCTCGCAGGCGCGCTCGCGGGCGAGCGAGCTCCAGACGACCGCGGCGGAATCGGCGTAG
- a CDS encoding FUN14 domain-containing protein, with product MIDVDPTALGLEFGAGAVVGGLIGFAAKKIAKLLAVIVGVQLMLFRYLESQEIVVVDWNRLSAGLVGAQEYTPGTEVHWLESVLSTLSLGAGFTSGFLVGFYRG from the coding sequence ATGATCGACGTCGATCCGACGGCGCTCGGGCTCGAGTTCGGTGCTGGTGCGGTGGTCGGTGGACTCATCGGCTTCGCAGCGAAGAAAATCGCAAAGCTGCTCGCAGTCATCGTCGGCGTACAGCTGATGCTCTTTCGGTATCTCGAGTCCCAGGAGATCGTCGTCGTGGACTGGAATCGCCTCTCTGCCGGTCTCGTCGGCGCCCAGGAGTACACGCCGGGAACGGAGGTCCACTGGCTCGAATCGGTCCTCTCGACGCTGTCGCTCGGTGCCGGCTTTACCAGCGGCTTCCTGGTCGGCTTCTACAGAGGGTAG
- a CDS encoding ribonuclease H-like domain-containing protein: protein MRIENSFIPVRGVGEVTERRLWENGITHWEEFDGSVVGETVADRIESFIDEGWDHLERGDVSVFADALPAASRWRLYENVREETCFLDIETTGLDASCNDVTTVSLHRNGETKTFVNGRDLTARRLASELERASLLVTFNGQRFDVPFLETCYDLDVTVPHVDLMYPCKKVGLDGGLKTIERDLGIDRDMPDLSGRDAVRLWHEYERGDDGALETLVEYNRADTKNMEPLMNLVADRLHESVFEAACRGE from the coding sequence GTGCGAATCGAGAACAGTTTCATTCCCGTCCGGGGCGTCGGGGAAGTCACCGAACGCCGGCTCTGGGAGAACGGAATCACCCACTGGGAGGAGTTCGACGGCAGCGTCGTCGGCGAGACGGTCGCCGACCGGATCGAGTCGTTCATCGACGAGGGGTGGGATCACCTCGAGCGCGGCGACGTCTCCGTCTTTGCCGACGCGCTGCCGGCCGCGAGCCGGTGGCGCCTCTACGAGAACGTCCGCGAGGAGACCTGTTTTCTGGACATCGAGACGACCGGTCTCGACGCGAGCTGTAACGACGTGACGACGGTCAGTCTCCACCGCAACGGCGAGACCAAGACGTTCGTCAACGGTCGGGACCTGACCGCTCGGCGGCTGGCGTCGGAACTCGAGCGGGCGTCGCTGCTCGTCACCTTCAACGGACAGCGCTTCGACGTACCGTTCCTCGAGACGTGTTACGATCTGGACGTCACGGTGCCCCACGTCGACCTCATGTATCCGTGCAAGAAGGTCGGCCTCGACGGCGGACTGAAGACGATCGAGCGCGATCTCGGCATCGACCGTGATATGCCCGATCTCAGCGGCCGCGACGCCGTTCGGCTCTGGCACGAGTACGAGCGCGGGGACGACGGCGCGCTCGAGACGCTCGTCGAGTACAACCGTGCGGACACGAAGAACATGGAGCCCTTGATGAATCTCGTCGCGGATCGTCTTCACGAGTCGGTGTTCGAAGCGGCGTGCCGGGGCGAGTAA